In Stigmatopora argus isolate UIUO_Sarg chromosome 10, RoL_Sarg_1.0, whole genome shotgun sequence, the following proteins share a genomic window:
- the taf15 gene encoding TATA-binding protein-associated factor 2N isoform X1, giving the protein MTPEEKRRRRSFSGKCSRLANTQSSEVVLPLPGIQQLFRRSTPSGFKIAQWPPIRVMVAHRITIMAVSRVARVMVKAKEMEQAVMGDKVIVVMGVSNLEHKRDIASLKEALGSNSPTITTDRNRLAKNHMDSRVHMVVKGKVEIAMVNKDHTEARDKLAEVEVEVEAEAEAEAVMEDGMTVKVVDRVAGMAVTKETGQKEEAAVTEAEVAAATTEAVTIAAVALTVVEEADLLVWGSRDYGSRDDSAGDQDNSDNNTIFVQGLSEEATVQEVGDFFKQIGIIKVNKKTGQLMINLYSDKATGRPKGEATVSFDDPPSAKAAIDWFDGKEFNGKPIKVSFATRRAEFTQRGGGRGGGTRGFRGRGGGGGGGPNFDMKGGDWPCPNSSCGNMNFARRQECNKCGAPKPGDAGGFGDRGGRGGYGGDRGGGYRGRGGFRGSDRGGYGGDRGGYGGGGYKMGGRGDRRDDRRERPY; this is encoded by the exons ATGACGCCAGAAGAAAAGCGTAGAAGAAGAAGCTTCTCAGGGAAGTGTAGCAGGTTGGCTAACACTCAATCGAGTGAGGTTGTATTACCATTACCGGGGATTCAACAACTTTTCAGGAGAAGCACGCCATCGGGTTTTAAGATAGCACAATGGCCACCG ATTCGGGTTATGGTGGCTCACAGAA TTACAATTATGGCGGTCAGCAGAGTGGCCAG AGTTATGGTCAAGGCCAAGGAAATGGAGCAAGCAGTTATGGGGGACAAGGTTATAGTGGTTATGGGGGTCAGCAATCTGGAGCACAAG AGGGATATAGCCAGTCTCAAGGAAGCTTTGGGCAGCAACAGTCCTACGATAACTACGGACAGGAATCGTCTAG CGAAAAATCATATGGACAGCAGAGTTCATATGGTGGTCAAGGGCAAAGTGGAGATAGCTATGGTCAACAAGGATCATACGGAGGCCAGGGACAAGCTGGCGGAGGTGGAAGTGGAGGTGGAAGCGGAAGCGGAGGCGGAAGCAGTTATGGAAGATGGAATGACG GTGAAAGTGGTGGACAGGGTGGCAGGTATGGCCGTGACCAAGGAGACCGGTCAGAAGGAGGAGGCGGCGGTTACAGAGGCCGAGGTCGCGGCGGCTACGACCGAGGCGGTTACGATCGCAGCAGTGGCTTTGACCGTGGTGGAAGAGGCGGACCTCCTGGTATGGG GCTCTCGAGACTACGGCTCAAGGGATGACTCAG CTGGAGATCAGGACAACTCTGACAACAACACAATATTTGTCCAAGGCCTGTCTGAAGAGGCTACAGTTCAGGAAGTGGGTGACTTCTTCAAGCAAATTGGCATAATTAAG GTCAATAAGAAGACTGGTCAGCTAATGATCAACCTGTACTCTGACAAGGCCACTGGTCGGCCAAAGGGTGAGGCTACAGTGTCCTTTGACGACCCACCCTCTGCCAAAGCTGCTATTGACTGGTTTGATG GCAAAGAGTTCAATGGCAAACCCATCAAAGTGTCATTTGCCACCCGCAGAGCTGAGTTTACCCAGCGTGGCGGAGGACGGGGAGGAGGCACAAGAG GTTTCAGAggtcgtggtggtggtggaggtggaGGTCCTAACTTTGACATGAAGGGTGGAGACTGGCCTTGCCCCAATAG CTCGTGCGGCAACATGAATTTTGCAAGGCGGCAAGAGTGTAACAAGTGTGGTGCCCCTAAACCAGGAGATGCGGGAGGATTTGGAG ATCGCGGGGGCAGAGGTGGTTACGGTGGCGACAGAGGGGGTGGATATCGTGGCCGTGGAGGATTCCGTGGTTCAGACCGAGGTGGTTATGGTGGTGACCGTGGTGGATACGGAGGGGGAGGATACAAAATGGGAGGAAG AGGTGACCGGAGGGATGACCGGAGAGAGCGGCCATATTAA
- the taf15 gene encoding TATA-binding protein-associated factor 2N isoform X2, giving the protein MATDSGYGGSQNYNYGGQQSGQSYGQGQGNGASSYGGQGYSGYGGQQSGAQEGYSQSQGSFGQQQSYDNYGQESSSEKSYGQQSSYGGQGQSGDSYGQQGSYGGQGQAGGGGSGGGSGSGGGSSYGRWNDGESGGQGGRYGRDQGDRSEGGGGGYRGRGRGGYDRGGYDRSSGFDRGGRGGPPGMGGGDRGGFKNFGGSRDYGSRDDSAGDQDNSDNNTIFVQGLSEEATVQEVGDFFKQIGIIKVNKKTGQLMINLYSDKATGRPKGEATVSFDDPPSAKAAIDWFDGKEFNGKPIKVSFATRRAEFTQRGGGRGGGTRGFRGRGGGGGGGPNFDMKGGDWPCPNSSCGNMNFARRQECNKCGAPKPGDAGGFGDRGGRGGYGGDRGGGYRGRGGFRGSDRGGYGGDRGGYGGGGYKMGGRGDRRDDRRERPY; this is encoded by the exons ATGGCCACCG ATTCGGGTTATGGTGGCTCACAGAA TTACAATTATGGCGGTCAGCAGAGTGGCCAG AGTTATGGTCAAGGCCAAGGAAATGGAGCAAGCAGTTATGGGGGACAAGGTTATAGTGGTTATGGGGGTCAGCAATCTGGAGCACAAG AGGGATATAGCCAGTCTCAAGGAAGCTTTGGGCAGCAACAGTCCTACGATAACTACGGACAGGAATCGTCTAG CGAAAAATCATATGGACAGCAGAGTTCATATGGTGGTCAAGGGCAAAGTGGAGATAGCTATGGTCAACAAGGATCATACGGAGGCCAGGGACAAGCTGGCGGAGGTGGAAGTGGAGGTGGAAGCGGAAGCGGAGGCGGAAGCAGTTATGGAAGATGGAATGACG GTGAAAGTGGTGGACAGGGTGGCAGGTATGGCCGTGACCAAGGAGACCGGTCAGAAGGAGGAGGCGGCGGTTACAGAGGCCGAGGTCGCGGCGGCTACGACCGAGGCGGTTACGATCGCAGCAGTGGCTTTGACCGTGGTGGAAGAGGCGGACCTCCTGGTATGGG AGGTGGTGACCGTGGTGGCTTCAAAAATTTCGGTG GCTCTCGAGACTACGGCTCAAGGGATGACTCAG CTGGAGATCAGGACAACTCTGACAACAACACAATATTTGTCCAAGGCCTGTCTGAAGAGGCTACAGTTCAGGAAGTGGGTGACTTCTTCAAGCAAATTGGCATAATTAAG GTCAATAAGAAGACTGGTCAGCTAATGATCAACCTGTACTCTGACAAGGCCACTGGTCGGCCAAAGGGTGAGGCTACAGTGTCCTTTGACGACCCACCCTCTGCCAAAGCTGCTATTGACTGGTTTGATG GCAAAGAGTTCAATGGCAAACCCATCAAAGTGTCATTTGCCACCCGCAGAGCTGAGTTTACCCAGCGTGGCGGAGGACGGGGAGGAGGCACAAGAG GTTTCAGAggtcgtggtggtggtggaggtggaGGTCCTAACTTTGACATGAAGGGTGGAGACTGGCCTTGCCCCAATAG CTCGTGCGGCAACATGAATTTTGCAAGGCGGCAAGAGTGTAACAAGTGTGGTGCCCCTAAACCAGGAGATGCGGGAGGATTTGGAG ATCGCGGGGGCAGAGGTGGTTACGGTGGCGACAGAGGGGGTGGATATCGTGGCCGTGGAGGATTCCGTGGTTCAGACCGAGGTGGTTATGGTGGTGACCGTGGTGGATACGGAGGGGGAGGATACAAAATGGGAGGAAG AGGTGACCGGAGGGATGACCGGAGAGAGCGGCCATATTAA